TCAAGGTGACGACGGGCCGCTGTTTTCCTAAGCAAGATGCCGTCGCCCACTGGCGCGAGGGGCCGCCGAGCCCACCCCAAGCAGCTGGGGCAAGAAgttcaattttttatttgttaCAAGACCCGACCTCAATCTTGAGCGCTTTTTGCTAAGGTCGATCTTAGGGTCGCCTGTGTAATGTATGAGGTCGACTTTAGCTGGCTTTAATATTCCCGTATTTCCTACACCTTTACCTTGCGATATCTTCAGCAGTACAAACGCTAAATTGGACTGACACAAATTCCGAATGATCATTTACAGTGACGAAAAAAAcacaaagagaaagaagaacaagcaaaaacaaaaaaaaacactgaaTATTCAACTGTTTCGTGAACATTCCGTCGTGCCAGCTACGCATTTCTGACCTTTTGTTTCGCGAGCCAAGCGTGCAAGCGCGCGTCCGGCGCGCGAGTCCCCCTTGGCGACGCGCCGCGGCTCGTTGGTCGCTCCACCCAATCGAGAAGGAGCCGGTGGGCCCGACCCGTTTGAAACCGTGACGCTGGCGTGCGGGCCCCCCCACCGCCATCCACTTTTTCCTCATCTCTCCCATCAATCTATCGGCATCATCGCCGGGGACCCCAgccacccccgcccccgcccttaTCATCACGGGAGAGGCGGGCTCTCGAACCGACCCGTCCCCATCCACCCCTTCCCGAACCACCggagcgcgccggcgcggcgcggcgcgagaACCCTTCCCCGGCTTCCGCTTCCCGTCCTCagcccggccccgcccgcccacTGGTAAGCCTCGCCGTGCCGTGATTTCCCTGCCGTGGCATCAAATTTGATCGGATCAAGCAGTGTCCGCGGAATCTGCTTTTCGTTGGGTTGTGAGGAGAAGCCGCGGGTATCGGTGTTCCGTACCGAGTGACCGATCTCGATCTCGGATGAGGGGGGAGTGAGTGGCCAATTTTGCTGTGACTGCTGATCTGCACCGGTGCGTGGCTACGGCTGGTGCCGATCGAGATTAGCTAGATTGAGAATCCCAGTCGCAATTCTGTGCGAAATTCGGTTACCCTGCGCTGGAATCTCGGTGCCTACGTTGTTGTCGTTGCTGCTGATTCGCAGAGACCTAATCAATCTGCTGTTCCTGTGCAGGGGAGAGCGTGCCTCCGATCGCGTGCGCGGCGGCTGATGGGAGGCTAGATTCCGGGAAGGAGAAAGCAGTCCGCACCCAGGTACACGTCCTCACGAGGTAGATTTTGTTAAGCGAAGCTCGATCTGAGAATGGGGCTGTTCCGGGCGGCGTCCGGCCTGGCCCGGGTGGCGCTGCGGCGGAAcctcgcgcgcgccgcggggaaccccttcgccggcggcgcggtccccggcgccgcgcccgcgcgctaCTTCCACTCCACGCGCCCGCGCCGgttcgccgcgccggcgccccgcGCGGTGCCGCTCTCGCGCCTCACCGACAGCTTCCTCGACGGGACCAGCAGCGTCTACCTCGAGGAGCTGCAGCGGGCGTGGGAGGCCGACCCCAACTCCGTCGACGAGTCCTGGGACAACTTCTTCCGCAACTTCGTCGGCCAGGCggccgccacctcgcccggccTCTCCGGGCAGACCATCCAGGAGAGcatgaggctgctgctgctcgtcaGGGCGTACCAGGTGAGCGGCCACTTAAAGGCCAAGCTCGACccgctcgggctggaggagcgCCCGGTCCCGGACGTGCTGGACCCGGCGTTCTATGGGTTCTCCGAGGCGGATTTGGACCGCGAGTTCTTCCTAGGGGTGTGGATGATGGCGGGGTTCTTGTCGGAGAATCGGCCTGTGCAGACGCTGCGTTCCGTGCTGAAGCGGCTCGAGCAGGCCTACTGTGGCACAATTGGGTATGAGTACATGCACATTCCAGACCATGACAAGTGTAATTGGCTCAGGGATAAGATCGAGACGGTTAACCCAAGGGAGTACACCTATGACCGTCGCCAGGTCATGCTCGATAGGCTTATCTGGAGCACACAGTTTGAGAATTTCTTGGCGACCAAGTGGACCACCGCAAAGCGGTTCGGTCTTGAAGGTGCAGAGACTCTGATCCCTGGCATGAAGGAGATGTTTGACAGGGCAGCTGATCTTGGTGTAGAGAGTATTGTCATTGGTATGCCACACAGAGGCAGGCTGAATGTTTTGGGAAATGTCGTCCGGAAGCCCTTGCGACAGATCTTCAGTGAGTTCAGTGGTGGTACCAAGCCTGTTAATGAAGGGGAAGGGTTGTATACAGGGACTGGTGATGTCAAGTACCATCTAGGAACTTCATATGATAGGCCTACCAGGGGTGGGAAACATATTCATCTGTCACTGGTTGCAAACCCGAGTCATTTGGAAGCAGTTGATCCTGTTGTTGCTGGGAAGACAAGAGCGAAACAGTACTATTCTAATGATCGTGACAGGACCAAGAATTTGGGGGTATTGCTGCATGGTGACGGTAGTTTCTCAGGGCAGGGCGTTGTGTATGAGACCCTCCATCTTAGTGCCCTTGAAAACTACACCACTGGTGGGACAATACATATCGTGGTCAACAATCAGGTTGCGTTCACTACTGATCCAAGGTCAGGGAGATCCTCACAGTATTGCACGGATGTTGCCAAAGCATTGGATGCTCCGATTTTCCACGTTAACGGTGATGATTTGGAGGCCGTGGTTCATGTCTGTGAGCTTGCTGCAGAATGGCGACAAAAATTCCATTCCGATGTGGTGGTGGACATTGTATGCTACCGGCGATTTGGCCATAATGAAATTGACGAGCCCTCCTTCACCCAACCTAAAATGTACAAGGTATAGGTTCTTGATTGTTTCACTTGCCTTGTTAAGGTCTGGCACAAATTTATGCATAGTCTTCAAATATTTGTCTATCCTGATTCTTGCTGTATCATTTGAGTAATGATGTCTTTGGTACTCCATCTAGTATGTTGAAGGGAAAAAAAGTAAGTTCTGATTATTTACTATGTACCTTTTGGTATCAGAATCAGAAGAATTAATAAATCTGAAATTAATAGTGATTCTGAATATTCAAATTTTTTGTTTAGTTACGGTGTTACCCGTGTCACTGTCACATGTGCCCATTCACATCTGGGAAGTTTCTTTGCCTGTTTGTACCAGGTGATCCGGAGCCATCCAAGTGCGCTTGAGATTTATCAAAATAAGCTGTTAGAATCTGGGAAGATCTCCAAGGAAGATATTGACAGGTTAAACAAGAAGGTCAGCACGATACTGAATGAGGAATTCAAGAACAGCAAAGACTATGTCCCTAACAAGAGAGACTGGCTTTCAGCTTACTGGACTGGGTTCAAGTCACCAGAGCAGATTTCACGTATCAGAAACACCGGGTATATAGCTCCTTCTCATCcagttttctttgttttctgtgCTTCTGTCCACATTTTGAGCAATCTTTGTCTGAAGAAAACACTTTTGAGTAAGTACTCGTCATGCAATTCATTTCATTGCAACCTGCAGTGTCAAGCCAGAGATCCTAAAACGTGTTGGAGAAGCCATGACTACTCTGCCAGAAAACTTCAAGCCTCACAGGGCTGTGAAGAAGATTTTTGATCAGCGGCGTAAGATGATCGAGACTGGAGAAGGCATTGATTGGGCAGTGGGTGAAGCACTTGCTTTTGCTACTCTTATAGTTGAGGGGAACCATGTCAGGTTAAGTGGTCAGGATGTTGAGAGGGGTACATTCAGCCACCGTCATTCGGTCATTCATGACCAGGAAACTGGAGAGCAGTACTGCCCGCTTGATAATCTTGTTATGAACCAAGACGAGGAGCTTTTTACTGTGAGCAACAGGTATGAATTCAGATGTACCAAATTGTTCCAGTTAGGGGTGTGCCTGGGTCATCGCAGCTCATGTTCATTTTCTAAAAGGAAACATGAATATTGCTATAACCAGATAAACCCAAACAAACCCAGCTAATTCTGTCGGCTGCACTAGTAGTAGATTTCTTTTTCCACATACTGAGTAACTAAAAATTCCAAAACAAGGCATTGCATGTTCATATGTCTAACAACTTAAGGTCAAATAATGTTGTTGTACagttattaattttttttgtagtACTATCATTTGTAATTTTTTGACAGCTGGCATATGGCTTCTAGACATTGATGTATTATGTTTCCTATTGCTGTCATTAATTCTAGAAATGAAATCCATCTGAAAATATTTGCTTTAAACAAAATAATGGTGCATCGACAATTAGTGAAGAATCAGATGTCAGGCTCTACCTTTGGTAGTGTTGGTCATAGAGTTGTACTACCTACCTACTGTTGATGCCTGGGTAAGTGGGTATCAGCGTATCATTAGTTTAATTTGAACATCTGAGATAGTGTTATAGGGTTTGTATGGGTGAATTGAGAAACACAAGTAAGGTGCAGCAGAAAGCAAGAAACACAGGGCAGGGATAGGATttctaagagcatctccagcagattgCATATATCCTTCCTCAATACCAAAAAACTACCGTTTGGGGGATTTTGGAGATGAGATTTAACTCCAGTAGATTGCCAATCTCTTCCCCAATAccaaattttttttggcaacTACCAAAAACTCAGCTCCTCTACCCTTGATGTAGGGGAATGCAACCCTTCCCCAATCGGTAGTTGGTCTTGGCGCGCGGAAGTTTCCGCGCCACCTGGCCATGTCACTCGGCCGTGGAGGCTGCCGTCGAGCGGCGCCGAGACCCCTGCACCACCCAACCCATccagatgagagagagagagagagagagagagagagagaggaggatgagaaGATCCATGAGCTGCCTACCTCACCCGGCGGCGTGCCATGGCTGGATGCAGAGCTCCGGTGGTACACCTCCGAGCCATGGGAGCTGCCTTTGTTGCCGCGGCATGGAACCTGAGATCCACCTCTCCGAGGACACTGGGCCCTTCTCCAGGGGTGGATctgaggaggaaggaagggcgGCGCTGGCAATCGCTGGAACAGAGAGAAGGTAGGGGCGGCGCTGCCTCGCGTGACGGCGAGTCGCGTCAGGTCGCATGCGCGAGAGAGAGGTTGGGTCGGAGGGGAAAAGGAACCGCATGAGAGTTTGAGAGAGATGGGGCCGGGAGGAagtaaaaggaaaagaaaggattCAGACATGCGGGTCCCACCTGTGATTGAAGATTGGTTTTTGGTAGTCTGCTGTAGCAGCTATCTCCAAAAACGCAAAATCATCtaaaggggagggagagagaaaatatTTTGGTAATGGGATATGAGCAATCTGCTGGAGAAGCTCTAACTAATGATATTGCTTTGTACGCCTCATTTCCATGCATTGTAGGCACTGAGATGATGTAGATCAGGAAAAAATCATTAAATAAGCATAATGGGTACTGAGATTTAGTAGTATGATTAAAACAACTCAGGTGCAGGGCTGAGTGATAAAAAGATCAATGTTAATTAGATTAGATGACTGATTCCACATGCTCATATGTCATCTTAGCTGTACAAGTTTTCAGATGCAAAATGTTAGAAATTTAGAATAAAAAATTTTACACCCTCGTAACTGGCCAAATCAGTAACTTTAATTTCGGATAAAGACAAGTATTGGTGTTGTCCTTTAGGGAATCATAACCTTAAGGTTGAGAGCTGGTATATGTAGGAATATATGGACCATCCTTTCATGCTTAACTATTTTCCCTTTTAATAGTCAATCCGGCTTTGTTTTACCTGACCAGTATACAATTATTTCAACAGTTCCCTGTCAGAATTTGCTGTTTTGGGCTTTGAGTTGGGTTACTCCATGGAGAACCCAAACTCACTGGTCCTATGGGAAGCTCAGTTTGGTGATTTTTCAAATGGGGCCCAAGTGATATTTGATCAGTTCCTGAGTAGTGGGGAGTCAAAATGGCTCCGCCAGACTGGCCTTGTCGTCTGCCTTCCTCATGGATATGATGGTCAGGGACCTGAACATTCTAGTGCAAGATTGGAGCGCTTTCTTCAGGTACCTATTTTTCATGTTGAACTGTGAAGATGCCGTAACACCTGTCTCTTGTGTTTGAATTAGTATCCATACTCCATACATTTGAAAGGAACAATTGCAAGGTCACTTACTGTAAATTACTTCTACCACAATTGCAAGGTCTTTTTTTAAGTGTTTGTTATCATTTAccagaaaaaatgtttctcttTGTTGCTTGAATGTTTTTTCTTTGTCATGAGCTCATAACTAAGCAGTTAAATACCTAAATGTGAACATCTGTCAACTGTCATGGAAGTGGAGCAAAATTATCCATGGTAGCTCACTGGTGATAACATTAATTTGTACTTCCTCTACTCTTGAGTTTTAACTAGTGGCTGCACCACATCCACTTGCACTTGGTATGTTTATGGAGTTGCTGTTACTTATAGACATTTTGCAGTTTATCAGTTCTATTTTGATTTCATAGAAATATGTTTAATTTTAGTTCACTGTATATGTTTTAAAATACTTGTGCCAAAGAGCATATTTTGAAAATTTAATTGTAAGTCTTGCAAATGCTAAAAAAGGAGGCCTAAAATGCGATAAGTATTCTTGGATTACGCGTGTAGATGCTGATACTTTTTTGGTTATTTATATTAAGCATCAACAACTGTATTGCAGATGAGTGATGACAACCCTTATGTTATACCCGAGATGGATCCAACACTGCGGAAGCAAATCCAGCAGTGCAATTGGCAGGTTGTGAATGTTACGACTCCTGCAAATTACTTCCATGTTCTGCGTCGCCAGGTGAAAAATCTTTGCAaatttctccttcctccttcgaAACCATCTTATGGTGCACTGAAATGGTTTACCTCTGTTTCTAGATACACCGGGACTTCAGGAAGCCTTTGATTGTGATGTCCCCAAAGAACCTCCTTCGCCACAAGGACTGCAAATCGAATCTATCTGAGTTTGATGATCTTGCGGGCCACCCTGGTTTTGACAAGCAAGGGACACGCTTCAAGCGGCTCATAAAGGACCAGAACAATCACAAGGACCTTGAGGAGGGAATCAACCGTCTGGTTCTTTGCTCAGGAAAGGTAGGTTGTGTCATCCTTGGAAgttatattttcaaaaaagtGACATCCCTCTCTGGCAAGTCAGCAAGATATTCTttgaccttttttttcttttgctatgGTTGCAGGTGTACTATGAACTGgatgaagaaagaaggaagacggAGCGCACTGATGTTGCTATATGTAGAGTTGAGCAGCTCTGCCCATTCCCCTACGACCTCATCCAGCGCGAGTTGAAGAGATATCCAAGTATGTTTATATAAATAAGTAGCTGGTTTTCATTCTGTTGCATGGTTCAGATTTAACCTGTCAAGAAATAGTGTACAGCTGGCATACTCATTTGTGAACTACTACTAGGATTTGTTTTCCAGTTGGACATTCCTCCATATTCATTGATGCAGTATTGCTAAGAAACAAACTGATATATGCCATCTGCCTGTGTTTCTGTTGTACAGATGCCGAGATCGTGTGGTGCCAGGAGGAGCCGATGAACATGGGTGCATACAGCTACATCAACccgcggctggtgacggcgatGAAGGCGCTGGGCCGGGGCGGCATCGAGGACATCAAGTACGTCGGCAGGGCCCCGTCGGCGGCCACCGCGACAGGCTTCTACTCGGTGCACGTGCAGGAGCAGACGGAGCTGGTGCAGAAGGCGCTGCAGCGCGACCCCATCAGCTATCCGTTCTGATTCTGATGAAAGAAAGAAACCCCCTGTAGATTCTTGGAGTAGCCCTGGAATTGGAGACCTTTCTAATTTTGATTCCACTAGTACCATAGAGAGAGCAGGTCCGAGTTATACCTGTGCAGCAGCCATTTGGTGAAGGGAAATAATTTCGTTTCGGATGTACGGTACCGCATGAAAGAAACCGTTTGAACTCCCGTTTTAGCCCGTGTTTTGATTTGCATCCCGTGTATTTCT
This portion of the Setaria viridis chromosome 7, Setaria_viridis_v4.0, whole genome shotgun sequence genome encodes:
- the LOC117863347 gene encoding uncharacterized protein, whose translation is MGLFRAASGLARVALRRNLARAAGNPFAGGAVPGAAPARYFHSTRPRRFAAPAPRAVPLSRLTDSFLDGTSSVYLEELQRAWEADPNSVDESWDNFFRNFVGQAAATSPGLSGQTIQESMRLLLLVRAYQVSGHLKAKLDPLGLEERPVPDVLDPAFYGFSEADLDREFFLGVWMMAGFLSENRPVQTLRSVLKRLEQAYCGTIGYEYMHIPDHDKCNWLRDKIETVNPREYTYDRRQVMLDRLIWSTQFENFLATKWTTAKRFGLEGAETLIPGMKEMFDRAADLGVESIVIGMPHRGRLNVLGNVVRKPLRQIFSEFSGGTKPVNEGEGLYTGTGDVKYHLGTSYDRPTRGGKHIHLSLVANPSHLEAVDPVVAGKTRAKQYYSNDRDRTKNLGVLLHGDGSFSGQGVVYETLHLSALENYTTGGTIHIVVNNQVAFTTDPRSGRSSQYCTDVAKALDAPIFHVNGDDLEAVVHVCELAAEWRQKFHSDVVVDIVCYRRFGHNEIDEPSFTQPKMYKVIRSHPSALEIYQNKLLESGKISKEDIDRLNKKVSTILNEEFKNSKDYVPNKRDWLSAYWTGFKSPEQISRIRNTGVKPEILKRVGEAMTTLPENFKPHRAVKKIFDQRRKMIETGEGIDWAVGEALAFATLIVEGNHVRLSGQDVERGTFSHRHSVIHDQETGEQYCPLDNLVMNQDEELFTVSNSSLSEFAVLGFELGYSMENPNSLVLWEAQFGDFSNGAQVIFDQFLSSGESKWLRQTGLVVCLPHGYDGQGPEHSSARLERFLQMSDDNPYVIPEMDPTLRKQIQQCNWQVVNVTTPANYFHVLRRQIHRDFRKPLIVMSPKNLLRHKDCKSNLSEFDDLAGHPGFDKQGTRFKRLIKDQNNHKDLEEGINRLVLCSGKVYYELDEERRKTERTDVAICRVEQLCPFPYDLIQRELKRYPNAEIVWCQEEPMNMGAYSYINPRLVTAMKALGRGGIEDIKYVGRAPSAATATGFYSVHVQEQTELVQKALQRDPISYPF